From Halorubrum salinarum, the proteins below share one genomic window:
- a CDS encoding mRNA surveillance protein pelota produces MRISERGYGEEGRERLTLVPENVDDLWHLAHVLEPGDLVEGDTTRRIQRNDDQMRDTGGQREHIFVTLEVEDVEFARFANRLRVGGVIVGCSREDQLNAHHTLNVEEHDEITVEKHFKPDQTERLEEATEAAENPDVAIATVEEGAAYVHTVQQYGTEEYASFTKPTGKGEFSRPREELFAELGEALAHLDADAVILAGPGFTKNDARDYIDEEHRDLTDRISVVDTSAAGDRGVHEVLKRGAVDEVQKETRISKEASLIDELTENIAKGEKATYGPDDTAEAAEFGAVETLLVVDERLRTERQGDGDWDIDVNAVIESVEQQGGDVVVFSSEFAPGEQLANLGGIAAILRYRLQ; encoded by the coding sequence ATGCGCATCTCCGAGCGGGGGTACGGCGAGGAGGGCCGGGAACGGCTCACGCTGGTCCCCGAGAACGTGGACGACCTCTGGCACCTCGCGCACGTCCTCGAACCCGGGGACCTGGTCGAGGGCGACACCACCCGGCGGATCCAGCGGAACGACGACCAGATGCGGGACACCGGCGGCCAGCGCGAGCACATCTTCGTCACGCTGGAGGTCGAGGACGTGGAGTTCGCGCGGTTCGCCAACCGGCTCCGCGTGGGCGGCGTCATCGTCGGCTGCTCACGGGAGGACCAGCTCAACGCCCACCACACGCTCAACGTCGAGGAGCACGACGAGATAACCGTCGAGAAGCACTTCAAACCGGACCAGACGGAGCGGCTGGAGGAGGCCACCGAGGCCGCGGAGAACCCCGACGTGGCCATCGCCACCGTCGAGGAGGGCGCCGCCTACGTCCACACGGTCCAGCAGTACGGCACGGAGGAGTACGCCTCGTTCACGAAGCCGACCGGGAAAGGCGAGTTCTCGCGGCCGCGCGAGGAGCTGTTCGCGGAGCTCGGCGAGGCGCTCGCGCACCTCGACGCCGACGCCGTCATCCTGGCCGGGCCGGGGTTTACGAAGAACGACGCGCGCGACTACATCGACGAGGAGCACCGCGACCTGACCGACCGCATCTCGGTCGTCGACACCTCCGCGGCGGGCGACCGGGGCGTCCACGAGGTGCTGAAGCGCGGCGCGGTCGACGAGGTCCAGAAGGAGACCCGCATCTCGAAGGAGGCGAGCCTCATCGACGAGCTGACCGAGAACATCGCGAAAGGCGAGAAGGCGACGTACGGGCCCGACGACACCGCCGAGGCCGCCGAGTTCGGCGCGGTCGAGACGCTGCTCGTCGTCGACGAGCGCCTCCGGACCGAGCGCCAGGGCGACGGCGACTGGGACATCGACGTGAACGCGGTGATCGAGTCGGTCGAGCAACAGGGCGGCGACGTGGTCGTCTTCTCCTCGGAGTTCGCCCCCGGCGAGCAGCTCGCCAACCTCGGCGGTATCGCCGCGATCTTACGCTACCGGCTCCAGTGA
- a CDS encoding DUF4013 domain-containing protein → MLTAAATALTRTDDTAGVVLVGGSVTLLGWILTPLWLAGVLFVSPAVAVAAPVALAPSLVARGYLVRVTRAAIQPGEAAGAPSLVAWGELARDGLKSALLSAALLAPLAGGLAVAGGAVAALVAGPVEPTATATAVESALGPNGPAAVAVVAAGAVLALVGAYLAAFAYVRPAALAAFAASGRLRDGLDPRTVAGVAATGPYATGWTLAVGALAVGYAVAAPTVPLVVGVAVAFLARIVAHDLYGRGAADSLTEETAAATAPTATRQPVGTAHDAARSGEEAGAGAGASSGVGPAGDGPPAPVVSGDGGRPMRSEPPAAVQVGRGVSVGEGSDAVGDGDPTRPGGAGEGDADPTGGFEWGPALSEAEDKS, encoded by the coding sequence ATGCTCACCGCGGCCGCGACGGCGCTGACGCGAACCGACGACACCGCGGGCGTCGTCCTCGTCGGCGGGTCCGTGACGCTGTTGGGGTGGATCCTCACGCCCCTGTGGCTCGCCGGCGTCCTCTTCGTCAGCCCCGCCGTCGCCGTCGCGGCCCCGGTCGCGCTCGCGCCGTCGCTCGTGGCGCGCGGCTACCTCGTCCGGGTGACGCGGGCGGCGATCCAGCCCGGCGAGGCCGCCGGCGCCCCGTCGCTCGTCGCCTGGGGAGAGCTGGCCAGGGACGGCCTCAAGTCGGCGCTGCTGTCCGCGGCGCTGCTCGCGCCCCTCGCTGGCGGGCTCGCGGTCGCGGGCGGCGCCGTCGCCGCGCTCGTCGCGGGCCCCGTCGAGCCGACGGCGACCGCGACCGCCGTCGAGTCGGCGCTCGGGCCGAACGGCCCGGCCGCCGTCGCCGTCGTCGCCGCCGGCGCCGTCCTCGCGCTCGTCGGCGCGTACCTGGCGGCGTTCGCGTACGTCCGCCCCGCGGCGCTCGCCGCGTTCGCCGCGTCCGGCCGCCTCCGGGACGGGCTCGACCCGCGAACGGTGGCCGGCGTCGCCGCGACGGGACCGTACGCGACCGGCTGGACGCTGGCCGTCGGGGCGCTCGCGGTCGGGTACGCCGTCGCGGCGCCGACGGTCCCGCTCGTCGTCGGCGTCGCCGTCGCCTTCCTCGCTCGGATCGTCGCACACGACCTCTACGGGCGGGGCGCGGCCGACAGCCTGACCGAGGAGACGGCGGCAGCGACCGCGCCGACCGCGACGCGGCAGCCGGTCGGCACGGCGCACGACGCCGCGCGCTCGGGCGAGGAAGCGGGAGCCGGCGCCGGGGCGAGCTCAGGTGTCGGTCCGGCCGGCGACGGACCCCCGGCCCCCGTGGTGTCGGGGGACGGCGGACGGCCGATGCGGAGCGAGCCGCCGGCCGCGGTTCAGGTCGGCCGCGGCGTTTCGGTCGGCGAGGGGAGCGACGCGGTCGGCGACGGCGATCCGACCCGCCCGGGCGGGGCGGGCGAGGGGGACGCCGATCCGACCGGCGGCTTCGAGTGGGGGCCGGCGCTGTCCGAGGCGGAAGACAAGAGTTGA